The following coding sequences lie in one Corallococcus macrosporus genomic window:
- a CDS encoding hydroxymethylglutaryl-CoA synthase family protein has protein sequence MNGHEAQRMEFGIEAMNAYGGEAYLDIRTLFEKRGLDLTRFDNLLMEKKAVGMPWEDAITNGVNAAKALVDALTPEEQARIELVIASTESGVDFGKAISTYIHDHLGLHRRCRVFEVKQACYGGTAALQMALGFVASGVSPGAKALVIATDEARNGSRNTYHEPSQGTGAVALLVGSEPKVLSMDLGANGYYSYEVMDTCRPQVGIEAGDPDVSLLAYLDCLQNSFKGYAERVEGADFRTSFDYLAFHTPFAGMVKGAHRKMMRAFGGPGMGAAQIEEDFQRRIVPATRYCTQVGNIYSATVFLALCGLIDNANAQDFHRVGLFSYGSGCSSEFYSGTFDRNSQRVQARFDIGGHLARRHSLSMDEYERILDRSMEIGFGTKDAEVQVGDLSNLYARQFEGRKRLRLVRVKGFHREYAWT, from the coding sequence ATGAACGGACACGAGGCGCAGCGCATGGAGTTCGGCATCGAGGCGATGAACGCGTACGGCGGTGAGGCCTACCTGGACATCCGCACGCTCTTCGAGAAGCGGGGGCTGGACCTGACCCGCTTCGACAACCTCCTGATGGAGAAGAAGGCCGTCGGCATGCCCTGGGAGGACGCCATCACCAACGGGGTGAACGCCGCCAAGGCGCTGGTGGACGCGCTCACTCCGGAGGAGCAGGCCCGTATCGAGCTGGTCATCGCCTCCACGGAGTCGGGCGTCGACTTCGGCAAGGCCATCAGCACGTACATCCACGACCACCTGGGCCTGCACCGCCGCTGCCGCGTCTTCGAGGTGAAGCAGGCCTGCTACGGCGGCACGGCCGCGCTCCAGATGGCGCTGGGCTTCGTCGCGTCGGGCGTGTCCCCGGGCGCCAAGGCGCTGGTCATCGCCACGGACGAGGCGCGCAACGGCTCGCGCAACACGTACCACGAACCTTCACAGGGCACCGGCGCGGTGGCGCTGCTCGTGGGCTCCGAGCCGAAGGTCCTGAGCATGGACCTGGGCGCCAACGGCTACTACAGCTACGAGGTCATGGACACGTGCCGGCCCCAGGTCGGCATCGAGGCGGGTGACCCGGACGTGTCGCTGCTGGCGTACCTGGACTGCCTCCAGAACAGCTTCAAGGGCTACGCGGAGCGCGTGGAGGGAGCGGACTTCCGCACGAGCTTCGACTACCTCGCGTTCCACACGCCGTTCGCCGGCATGGTGAAGGGCGCGCACCGCAAGATGATGCGCGCCTTCGGTGGGCCGGGCATGGGCGCCGCGCAGATTGAAGAGGACTTCCAGCGCCGCATCGTCCCGGCCACGCGCTACTGCACGCAGGTGGGCAACATCTACTCGGCCACCGTGTTCCTGGCGCTGTGCGGCCTCATCGACAACGCCAACGCGCAGGACTTCCACCGCGTGGGCCTCTTCTCGTACGGCTCCGGGTGCTCGTCGGAGTTCTACAGCGGCACGTTCGACCGGAACTCGCAGCGGGTCCAGGCGCGCTTCGACATCGGCGGGCACCTGGCGCGCCGGCATTCGCTGTCCATGGACGAGTACGAGCGCATCCTCGACCGGAGCATGGAAATTGGCTTCGGCACCAAGGACGCCGAGGTCCAGGTGGGCGACCTGTCCAACCTCTACGCGCGCCAGTTCGAGGGCCGCAAGCGCCTGCGCCTGGTCCGCGTGAAGGGCTTCCACCGGGAGTACGCATGGACCTGA
- a CDS encoding beta-ketoacyl synthase N-terminal-like domain-containing protein, translating into MSDRRIFITGMGALTAQGMGVPALARGLREGRVAIRAPQQPALAGVPAAAELDGFTLADALKSFPEGAGPLLDKARRLALRAPRPIECATFSALEAWLDAGLHAAPVPAERVGLVVAGSNLSLRLQHDTAKKFVANPEFIDPRYAMRFLDTDHVGILSEVLGIRGEGFTVGGASASGNVALLKAWQLLQLGEVDACLVVGPLADLSPMELRALHHLGALSPGGGREADQVCRPFDAGRDGFVLGQGTACVVLEREDSARGRGAPLHAELAGASLVLSASHSAAPDVAGEVAAMRNALARAGVAPEAVEYVNAHATASTAGDEAEVQALRDVFGGHLGRVWLNATKGLLGHCLFSAGVVECIATVLQLREGFLHRNANLREPLAQDCRFCGDAATGQSVGVALSNSFGFGGINTSVVIRRS; encoded by the coding sequence GTGAGCGACCGCCGCATCTTCATCACCGGCATGGGGGCGCTGACCGCCCAGGGCATGGGCGTGCCCGCGCTGGCTCGAGGCCTGCGCGAGGGCCGCGTCGCCATCCGTGCGCCCCAGCAGCCCGCCCTGGCCGGCGTCCCGGCCGCGGCGGAGCTGGACGGCTTCACGCTCGCGGACGCCCTCAAGTCGTTTCCAGAGGGGGCCGGGCCGCTCCTGGACAAGGCCCGCCGCCTGGCCCTGCGCGCGCCGCGCCCCATCGAGTGCGCCACCTTCAGCGCCCTGGAGGCCTGGCTGGACGCGGGGCTGCACGCCGCGCCGGTACCCGCGGAGCGCGTGGGGCTGGTGGTCGCGGGCAGCAACCTGTCGCTGCGGCTCCAGCACGACACGGCGAAGAAGTTCGTGGCGAACCCGGAGTTCATCGACCCGCGCTACGCGATGCGCTTCCTGGACACGGACCACGTGGGGATCCTCAGCGAGGTGCTGGGCATCCGGGGCGAGGGCTTCACCGTGGGGGGCGCGTCCGCCAGCGGGAACGTGGCCCTGCTCAAGGCGTGGCAGCTGCTCCAACTGGGCGAGGTGGACGCCTGCCTGGTGGTGGGACCCCTGGCGGACCTGTCCCCCATGGAGCTGCGGGCGCTGCACCACCTGGGCGCGCTGAGCCCGGGCGGCGGCCGCGAGGCGGATCAGGTGTGCCGGCCCTTCGACGCCGGACGCGACGGCTTCGTGCTGGGGCAGGGGACGGCCTGTGTCGTCCTGGAGCGGGAGGACTCGGCGCGCGGGCGCGGGGCGCCGCTGCACGCGGAGCTCGCGGGGGCCAGCCTGGTGCTGTCCGCCAGCCACTCCGCGGCGCCGGACGTCGCGGGTGAGGTCGCGGCGATGCGCAACGCGCTGGCCCGTGCGGGCGTGGCACCGGAGGCCGTGGAGTACGTCAACGCCCACGCCACGGCCTCCACCGCCGGTGACGAGGCGGAGGTGCAGGCCCTGCGTGACGTGTTTGGCGGACACCTGGGCCGGGTGTGGCTCAACGCCACCAAGGGGCTGCTGGGCCACTGCCTCTTCTCCGCGGGCGTCGTGGAGTGCATCGCGACGGTGCTCCAGCTTCGCGAGGGCTTCCTCCACCGCAACGCGAACCTGCGCGAGCCGCTCGCCCAGGACTGCCGCTTCTGCGGCGACGCGGCCACCGGGCAGTCCGTCGGTGTGGCGCTCAGCAATTCGTTTGGTTTCGGCGGCATCAACACGAGCGTGGTCATCCGCAGGTCATGA
- a CDS encoding polyketide synthase — protein sequence MDDVVKLTVEGSIAVVRMEERAQKNTFSRALVEGLQGAFAQVARRPDLKVVVLTGYDTYFCCGGNKEELLAMNEGRMRFTDMAFYDLLLRCELPVVSAMQGHGIGGGLVFGCTADVIVMALEAVYCTNFMRYGFTPGFGATCVIPRKFGDVLASEMLFTAANYTGAQLKERGAPMHFVSRKDVLAVAMAKAEELADKPLVSLKLLKQRLTARLRAELADAVDAELRMQETTFTLPEVRERIEGQF from the coding sequence ATGGACGACGTGGTGAAGCTGACGGTGGAGGGGAGCATCGCGGTGGTGCGCATGGAGGAGCGCGCCCAGAAGAACACCTTCTCCCGCGCGCTGGTGGAGGGGCTTCAGGGAGCGTTCGCGCAGGTGGCGCGGCGGCCGGACCTAAAGGTCGTCGTGCTCACGGGCTACGACACCTACTTCTGCTGCGGCGGGAACAAGGAAGAGCTGCTCGCGATGAACGAGGGCCGGATGCGGTTCACCGACATGGCCTTCTACGACCTGCTCCTGCGGTGCGAGCTTCCCGTCGTGTCGGCCATGCAGGGGCACGGCATCGGCGGCGGGCTGGTGTTCGGCTGCACCGCGGACGTCATCGTGATGGCGCTGGAGGCCGTCTACTGCACGAACTTCATGCGCTACGGCTTCACGCCGGGGTTCGGCGCCACCTGTGTCATCCCCCGGAAGTTCGGTGATGTGCTCGCCAGCGAGATGCTCTTCACGGCGGCCAACTACACCGGCGCCCAGCTCAAGGAGCGCGGCGCGCCCATGCACTTCGTCTCGCGCAAGGACGTGCTCGCGGTGGCGATGGCCAAGGCGGAGGAGCTGGCGGACAAGCCGCTCGTGTCCCTCAAGCTGTTGAAGCAGCGGCTGACGGCGCGGCTCCGCGCGGAGCTGGCGGACGCCGTCGACGCGGAGCTTCGGATGCAGGAAACGACGTTCACCCTCCCCGAGGTCCGGGAGCGCATCGAAGGTCAGTTCTAG
- the fabD gene encoding ACP S-malonyltransferase: MSAPWVFLCSGQGSQYLQMGVDLYRHDPVFREWVLRLDRVATPLIGTSVVGLLYGDGRSGAPLPRALHSNASIFTVEYALARSLMARGLEPAMTLGVSLGEIVAAAIAGIYEPEAALEACVRLARAVEGACEAGGMLAVLHDPALMEREPGLFQGVEYAGRNDAFQFVVSGRVEALRAVDARLQARGITTFELPVAHAFHSSYMDPARERYLADLRSLPQRPARIPVVSGLDGGIRRELPPEHLWGAIRGPMAFSDAVRGLMARGEYAFIDVGPSSSLANLLKAGVAKSGRPAVFSVMTPAHGEVERLKQLERSFVPPPAVSSPPLQHEKKSMIAYVFPGQGTQRKGMGARLFEPYRSLTDKASEILGYSIEELCLQNPDNRLGQTQYTQPALYVVNALSYLEKKAKDGEPDFVAGHSLGEYNALFAAGSFDFETGLRLVKRRGEIMAEAKGGGMAAVVGLSRERIEEVLRSSEEFGALDVANFNTPNQVVIAGPADVVQRASPAFEAAGAKAYVLLKVSAAFHSRYMAPASETFRRFLAGFDFQPPRIPVISNVEARPYEAARCRELLAIQIARPVNWTGTVRYLLAQPGMKIVEVGPGIVLANMLRDFEGEAPSAPVAAAPVPTPPPAPSAPEVSAPVAPPPAAPEPRRNGVPRHESREAAPVATEGFSAQSLGSAEFRADHGIKYAYVAGAMYRGVASKEMVVAMGKAGMLGYFGSGGVPLRDTEAAILHIQRELSRGQAYGINLLSSPQNPQLEEDTVDLFLRHGVRHIEAASYMAVTSALVRYRLVGLERDARGNVVPKNRIVAKVSRPEIAEAFLRPAPERLVRRLVEQRRITPEQAEWSQRVPLADDLCVEADSGGHTDQGVAYALTPAIIRLRDRMMAQYGYAKRVRVGAAGGIGTPEAAAAAFMLGADFILTGSINQCTVEAGTSNEVKELLQGLNVQDFDYAPAGDLFELGARVQVVKKGLFFSARANKLYDLYRFHDSLEQIDAKTREHLQTAYFRKSFDAVYEDVKAYYPPSEIEKAEALPKYKMALIFKWYFGYSTRLALGGSKDSRIDYQVHSGPALGAFNQWVKGTPMERWENRRVAEIGELLMQQTAQVITDRMRAFGALPRGNVHAAA; the protein is encoded by the coding sequence ATGAGCGCGCCATGGGTCTTCCTGTGTTCGGGACAGGGGTCGCAGTACCTGCAGATGGGGGTGGACCTGTACCGACACGACCCGGTGTTCCGGGAGTGGGTGCTGCGGCTGGACCGCGTGGCGACGCCGCTCATCGGCACGTCGGTGGTGGGGCTGTTGTATGGGGACGGCCGCTCCGGAGCGCCGCTGCCTCGCGCGCTGCACAGCAACGCGTCCATCTTCACGGTGGAGTACGCGCTGGCGCGCTCGCTGATGGCGCGGGGGCTGGAGCCGGCGATGACGCTGGGCGTGAGCCTGGGGGAGATCGTCGCGGCGGCCATCGCGGGCATCTACGAACCGGAGGCCGCGCTGGAGGCGTGCGTCCGGCTGGCCCGGGCGGTGGAGGGCGCGTGCGAGGCGGGCGGGATGCTCGCGGTCCTGCATGATCCGGCGCTGATGGAGCGCGAGCCCGGGCTCTTCCAGGGCGTGGAGTACGCGGGGCGCAACGACGCCTTCCAGTTCGTGGTGTCCGGCCGCGTGGAGGCGCTGCGCGCGGTGGATGCGCGGCTCCAGGCGCGGGGCATCACGACCTTCGAGCTGCCGGTGGCTCACGCGTTCCACTCGTCGTACATGGACCCCGCGCGGGAGCGCTACCTGGCGGACCTGCGGAGCCTGCCGCAGCGGCCCGCCCGCATCCCGGTGGTGTCGGGGCTGGACGGCGGCATCCGCCGCGAGCTGCCCCCCGAGCACCTGTGGGGCGCCATCCGGGGCCCCATGGCGTTCTCCGACGCCGTTCGTGGGCTGATGGCCCGGGGCGAGTACGCCTTCATCGACGTGGGGCCCTCCAGCTCGCTGGCGAACCTGTTGAAGGCGGGCGTCGCGAAGAGCGGACGCCCCGCGGTGTTCTCCGTGATGACGCCGGCCCACGGCGAGGTGGAGCGCTTGAAGCAGCTGGAGCGCTCGTTCGTGCCTCCTCCTGCCGTGTCCTCACCTCCACTCCAGCATGAGAAGAAGAGCATGATCGCGTACGTCTTCCCGGGGCAGGGCACGCAGCGCAAGGGCATGGGGGCGCGCCTGTTCGAGCCGTACCGGTCGCTCACGGACAAGGCCAGCGAGATCCTGGGCTACTCCATCGAGGAGCTGTGCCTCCAGAACCCGGACAACCGCCTTGGGCAGACGCAGTACACGCAGCCGGCGTTGTACGTCGTCAACGCGCTGTCGTACCTGGAGAAGAAGGCGAAGGACGGGGAGCCGGACTTCGTCGCCGGTCACAGCCTGGGTGAGTACAACGCCCTCTTCGCCGCGGGCAGCTTCGACTTCGAGACGGGCCTGCGGCTGGTGAAGCGCCGTGGCGAGATCATGGCCGAGGCCAAGGGCGGCGGCATGGCGGCCGTGGTCGGCCTGTCTCGCGAGCGCATCGAGGAGGTGCTGCGCTCGTCGGAGGAGTTCGGCGCGCTGGACGTGGCGAACTTCAACACGCCGAACCAGGTGGTCATCGCCGGGCCCGCGGACGTGGTGCAGCGCGCGAGCCCGGCCTTCGAGGCGGCGGGGGCGAAGGCGTACGTGCTGCTCAAGGTGAGCGCGGCCTTCCACTCGCGCTACATGGCCCCGGCGTCGGAGACGTTCCGCCGGTTCCTGGCGGGCTTCGACTTCCAGCCGCCTCGCATCCCGGTCATCTCCAACGTGGAGGCGCGGCCCTACGAAGCGGCGCGGTGCCGCGAGTTGCTCGCCATCCAGATCGCCAGGCCGGTGAACTGGACGGGCACGGTGCGCTACCTGCTCGCGCAGCCGGGAATGAAGATCGTGGAGGTGGGCCCCGGCATCGTGCTCGCCAACATGCTGAGGGACTTCGAGGGTGAAGCTCCGTCCGCACCCGTCGCGGCGGCACCAGTCCCCACCCCGCCTCCCGCGCCGTCCGCGCCCGAGGTGAGCGCGCCGGTGGCACCTCCACCTGCGGCTCCCGAGCCCCGGCGCAACGGGGTCCCCCGGCACGAGTCGCGTGAAGCCGCTCCGGTGGCGACGGAGGGCTTTTCCGCGCAGTCGCTGGGCAGCGCGGAGTTCCGGGCCGACCACGGCATCAAGTACGCCTACGTGGCGGGCGCGATGTACCGGGGCGTGGCCTCCAAGGAGATGGTCGTCGCCATGGGCAAGGCCGGCATGCTCGGCTACTTCGGCTCCGGCGGCGTCCCGCTCCGCGACACCGAGGCCGCCATCCTCCACATCCAGCGGGAGCTGTCGCGAGGGCAGGCCTACGGCATCAACCTGCTGAGCAGCCCGCAGAACCCGCAGCTGGAGGAGGACACCGTCGACCTCTTCCTCCGCCACGGCGTGCGCCACATCGAGGCCGCGTCGTACATGGCCGTGACCTCCGCGCTGGTGCGCTACCGGCTGGTCGGCCTGGAGCGCGACGCGCGCGGCAACGTCGTCCCGAAGAACCGCATCGTGGCCAAGGTGTCCCGCCCGGAGATCGCGGAGGCCTTCCTGCGTCCCGCGCCGGAGCGGCTGGTGCGGCGCCTGGTGGAGCAGCGGCGCATCACCCCGGAGCAGGCCGAGTGGTCCCAGCGCGTCCCCCTGGCGGACGACCTCTGCGTGGAGGCGGACTCCGGCGGCCACACGGACCAGGGCGTCGCGTACGCCCTCACGCCCGCCATCATCCGCCTGCGCGACCGCATGATGGCCCAGTACGGCTACGCGAAGCGCGTGCGCGTGGGCGCGGCGGGAGGCATCGGCACGCCGGAAGCCGCCGCGGCGGCGTTCATGCTGGGCGCGGACTTCATCCTCACCGGCTCCATCAACCAGTGCACGGTGGAGGCGGGCACCAGCAACGAGGTGAAGGAGCTGCTCCAGGGGCTCAACGTCCAGGACTTCGACTACGCCCCCGCCGGCGACCTGTTCGAGCTGGGCGCGCGCGTCCAGGTGGTGAAGAAGGGCCTCTTCTTCTCCGCCCGCGCGAACAAGCTCTACGACCTCTATCGCTTCCACGACTCGCTGGAGCAGATCGACGCGAAGACCCGCGAGCACCTGCAGACCGCCTACTTCCGCAAGAGCTTCGACGCCGTCTACGAGGACGTGAAGGCCTACTACCCGCCCTCGGAGATTGAAAAGGCGGAGGCCCTGCCCAAGTACAAGATGGCGCTCATCTTCAAGTGGTACTTCGGCTACAGCACGCGGCTCGCGCTGGGCGGCTCCAAGGACAGCCGCATCGACTACCAGGTCCACAGCGGCCCGGCGCTCGGCGCCTTCAACCAGTGGGTCAAGGGCACGCCGATGGAGCGCTGGGAGAACCGGCGCGTCGCGGAGATTGGCGAGCTCCTCATGCAGCAGACCGCCCAGGTCATCACCGACCGGATGCGCGCCTTCGGTGCGCTCCCGCGCGGCAACGTTCACGCAGCAGCTTGA
- a CDS encoding DUF1579 family protein, producing the protein MTNRLAVSLTCLTLLSAQAALAAEPQAPAAKPGATPATPAAPAAKPVANTAAPAAPTAAPPAGAAQQGPPPGLPQPSPMLAQLKDFEGKWKCSGTRVPMPGVPAYPIETTWTGKKDLSGFWVSIRLEEKKTAKNQFPVVGDYALGFDPGSNQLLALWHDNFGGRSEQLSTGWQGDTFTWVGEYNMGGMKSGARGVFHRKSAKEMSHTGEANIGGQWVVMVEETCKR; encoded by the coding sequence ATGACAAACCGACTCGCAGTCTCCCTGACGTGCCTGACCCTGCTGTCCGCCCAGGCGGCGCTGGCCGCGGAGCCCCAGGCTCCCGCCGCGAAGCCCGGCGCCACGCCCGCCACCCCCGCCGCGCCGGCCGCCAAGCCGGTCGCGAACACCGCCGCTCCCGCGGCCCCCACCGCCGCGCCGCCCGCTGGCGCCGCTCAGCAGGGCCCGCCGCCCGGCCTGCCGCAGCCCTCGCCGATGCTGGCGCAGCTGAAGGACTTCGAGGGCAAGTGGAAGTGCTCCGGCACGCGCGTTCCGATGCCGGGCGTGCCCGCGTACCCCATCGAGACGACGTGGACGGGCAAGAAGGACCTGAGCGGCTTCTGGGTCTCCATCCGCCTGGAGGAGAAGAAGACCGCCAAGAACCAGTTCCCCGTGGTGGGTGACTACGCGCTCGGCTTCGACCCGGGCAGCAACCAGCTGCTGGCGCTCTGGCACGACAACTTCGGTGGCCGCAGCGAGCAGCTGTCCACCGGCTGGCAGGGCGACACCTTCACCTGGGTGGGCGAGTACAACATGGGCGGCATGAAGTCCGGCGCCCGTGGCGTCTTCCACCGCAAGAGCGCGAAGGAGATGTCCCACACCGGCGAGGCCAACATCGGCGGCCAGTGGGTGGTGATGGTCGAGGAGACCTGCAAGCGCTAG
- a CDS encoding enoyl-CoA hydratase-related protein gives MDLSGHGGLQTLRVDAADGVVTVTLHRPEARNSINATLLEELHAVLDAVEADVRQQLIVLRGQPGTFCTGMDFDEVSTLRPDATAAEQEVLTRPYMQLLRRMATMPRVIISHVDGEVLAGGVGFVAASDLVVATPRSRFSLSEVLWGLMPAMVIPYLIRRVGYQPAYRMALTTQPVSAEAALAMNLVDEVSDSPEAALRRLKARLSRVQPATVGNLKRYFRQVWVLSDEVEELAVSEISRLMVHGDFQKNLRDFVEHQLLPWEAKDR, from the coding sequence ATGGACCTGAGCGGCCATGGCGGACTCCAGACGCTGCGCGTGGACGCGGCGGACGGCGTGGTGACGGTGACGCTCCACCGCCCGGAGGCGCGCAACAGCATCAACGCCACGCTCCTGGAGGAGCTGCACGCGGTGCTGGACGCCGTGGAGGCGGACGTGCGCCAGCAGTTGATCGTCCTGCGGGGCCAGCCGGGCACGTTCTGCACCGGCATGGACTTCGACGAGGTGTCCACGCTGCGCCCGGACGCCACGGCCGCGGAGCAGGAGGTGCTGACCCGTCCGTACATGCAGCTCTTGCGGCGCATGGCGACGATGCCGCGGGTGATCATCTCGCACGTGGACGGCGAGGTGCTGGCGGGGGGCGTGGGCTTCGTGGCCGCCAGCGACCTGGTGGTGGCCACGCCGCGCTCGCGCTTCAGCCTGTCGGAGGTGCTCTGGGGGCTCATGCCCGCCATGGTCATCCCGTACCTCATCCGGCGCGTGGGCTATCAGCCCGCGTACCGCATGGCGCTCACCACGCAGCCGGTGTCCGCCGAAGCGGCCCTGGCGATGAACCTCGTGGACGAGGTGAGCGACTCACCGGAAGCCGCGCTGCGCCGGCTGAAGGCGCGGCTGTCGCGCGTGCAGCCCGCGACGGTGGGGAACCTCAAGCGCTACTTCCGCCAGGTCTGGGTGCTGTCCGACGAGGTGGAGGAGCTGGCCGTGTCGGAGATCTCCCGGCTGATGGTCCACGGCGACTTCCAGAAGAACCTGCGGGACTTCGTGGAGCACCAGTTGTTGCCCTGGGAAGCGAAGGACCGCTGA
- a CDS encoding phosphopantetheine-binding protein has protein sequence MSTDLFQVISENILKVLPDVDARLITPERQLKELGANSIDRMEIVMGTMEDLGINVPVTELSQAKDIGSLLGIFQRHHAQR, from the coding sequence ATGAGCACGGACCTCTTCCAGGTGATTTCGGAGAACATCCTCAAGGTGCTGCCGGACGTGGACGCGCGGCTGATCACCCCCGAGCGGCAATTGAAGGAGCTGGGCGCGAACTCCATCGACCGGATGGAGATCGTCATGGGCACGATGGAGGACCTGGGCATCAACGTCCCCGTCACGGAGCTCAGCCAGGCCAAGGACATCGGCTCGCTGCTGGGCATCTTCCAGCGGCACCACGCCCAGCGCTGA